One Ignavibacteria bacterium genomic region harbors:
- a CDS encoding tetratricopeptide repeat protein — MMQNKKILYLIVALTAFFVYYNSLFNDFVFDDESVVQNNQSITVLSNIPKFFTAEEGFHKVIGRYYRPVVSSLYAVDYALWGMEPFGFHLTNVIIHTITALLLLMILMKLFGEFKYGMMSSLLGALIFAVHPIHTEAVSWISGRTDSLTTMFFFLSFLFYIKYTEEGYSKSLLAVSLIAYFLGLLSKEMIVTTPVLLFVYDYFFRKRKLDWFKENILQYALFISVTIIFVLIRYLVLKDVVDRTTYMYFYGEETSTAIYTMLKTVPVYFRLLIVPVNLLYHYNGVLPDSYSIADIKVILSILFIIAMLVISFNLQKKYGEVSFTILFFLISLLPVMNIIPTMNYMAERFLYLSSFALSIIISFVIVRFANDKNKNIFAVLFILIIVVFAYLTVSRNAEWKNNETLYMTADGKNGNVLLVNAGNMYANKKDYAEAEKRYRRAIEIRDNSVLAHHNLGLIFLIKGDIDSAEIKFKKGIAIDSLAPDGYFQLSNIYQQKGNIPEAIRMLEKLQTIVPNYRDSKNILDILKSNPENTQEEIQNNIPNSVQNNQLAIYEKRSFQYYQEGKFDDAIKDLNEAVKLNPASASGYLNNIAMCYLGMKNNNKAKEYFNLAIEKDNKNINAYNGLADLYLKESNVPKAKEVYTKILNINPQDLNAKNKLDSLNEK; from the coding sequence ATGATGCAAAATAAGAAAATACTATACTTAATCGTCGCTCTTACGGCATTCTTTGTCTATTACAATTCGCTATTTAACGATTTTGTTTTCGACGATGAAAGCGTTGTCCAGAATAATCAGTCTATTACTGTATTATCAAACATCCCGAAGTTCTTCACGGCAGAAGAAGGTTTCCATAAGGTTATAGGCAGGTATTACCGTCCTGTTGTGTCTTCGCTGTATGCGGTTGATTATGCTTTGTGGGGTATGGAACCGTTTGGATTTCATCTTACGAATGTAATTATTCATACAATTACTGCATTGTTATTGTTAATGATACTTATGAAACTGTTTGGCGAATTTAAGTACGGAATGATGTCATCTTTGTTAGGTGCTCTGATTTTTGCCGTTCATCCGATTCATACTGAAGCTGTAAGCTGGATAAGCGGAAGGACAGATTCACTAACGACAATGTTCTTCTTTTTGTCCTTTCTGTTTTATATAAAATATACAGAAGAAGGATATTCAAAATCGTTGCTTGCTGTTTCTTTGATTGCATATTTTCTTGGTCTCCTTTCAAAAGAAATGATTGTTACAACTCCTGTTCTGTTGTTTGTGTATGATTATTTCTTCAGAAAAAGAAAGTTGGATTGGTTTAAAGAAAATATCTTGCAATATGCATTATTTATCTCAGTAACAATAATTTTCGTCTTGATAAGATACCTTGTCCTGAAGGATGTTGTTGACAGAACTACTTACATGTATTTTTACGGTGAGGAGACTTCAACTGCAATTTATACGATGCTGAAGACAGTTCCGGTTTATTTCAGACTGCTGATTGTTCCCGTGAATCTACTTTATCATTATAACGGAGTCCTTCCGGATTCTTATTCTATCGCCGATATTAAGGTGATCCTTTCAATTCTGTTTATTATCGCAATGCTCGTTATTTCTTTTAACCTGCAGAAGAAATACGGTGAAGTCTCATTCACAATTTTATTCTTCCTTATTTCATTACTTCCGGTCATGAATATCATTCCGACAATGAACTACATGGCTGAAAGATTTTTATATCTTTCTTCTTTTGCTCTGTCAATTATCATATCATTCGTCATTGTCAGATTCGCTAACGATAAGAATAAAAATATTTTTGCTGTACTTTTCATACTGATTATTGTTGTATTTGCATACCTTACTGTAAGCAGAAATGCCGAATGGAAAAATAACGAAACTCTGTATATGACAGCCGACGGAAAAAATGGAAACGTACTGCTTGTAAATGCCGGTAATATGTATGCTAATAAGAAGGACTACGCTGAAGCAGAGAAACGTTACAGACGTGCCATTGAAATTCGCGATAACTCTGTTCTTGCGCATCATAATCTTGGACTGATATTTCTTATTAAAGGCGATATTGATTCCGCCGAAATAAAATTTAAAAAGGGGATTGCGATTGATAGTCTCGCACCTGACGGGTATTTCCAGTTAAGTAATATATATCAGCAGAAGGGGAATATTCCCGAAGCAATAAGAATGCTTGAAAAACTTCAGACTATTGTTCCTAATTACAGGGATTCAAAAAATATTCTTGATATTCTTAAATCTAATCCGGAAAATACTCAGGAGGAGATTCAAAATAATATCCCGAACAGCGTTCAAAATAATCAGCTGGCAATTTATGAGAAACGATCTTTTCAGTACTATCAGGAAGGAAAGTTCGATGATGCCATCAAAGACTTAAATGAAGCAGTGAAACTTAATCCGGCTTCTGCTTCTGGATACCTGAATAATATTGCTATGTGTTATTTAGGAATGAAGAATAATAATAAGGCAAAGGAATATTTTAACCTTGCAATCGAAAAGGATAATAAAAATATAAACGCTTATAACGGACTTGCTGACCTTTATCTGAAGGAAAGCAATGTTCCTAAAGCAAAAGAAGTTTATACAAAGATTCTCAATATAAATCCGCAGGACTTGAATGCGAAGAATAAACTTGATTCTTTAAACGAGAAATAA
- a CDS encoding lamin tail domain-containing protein — protein MKKLFAVFMLLLTMDVYSQVVINELMYAPVSPAEEWFEIYNSSSAPVNLQNWKWKDAAVTNPLRTITNSNIILNGNSYAVICEDSANFRLNYPNVSALLIQSIGWNALNNTGSECLVLKNGTGANVDSLFYTNSWGGSGGFSLERINPNAPTIQQSNWGSSIDPQKATPGKQNSITLKQNDLMLKSFAISPVFPNTGDTLKLDFVFKNSGINQANNFSLNIYKDLNFDSIALPNEIIHQQSYTSVLNQGDTINYRYSIPNIDSGKKQYIGVVSWTPDDDTLNNKLVRSVTVGGQTVLTGILINEIMYSPQSPEPEWIELYNNSNAPINIKNWKIADETSIASPVTITTSDRVINASDYLVIAKSNALVPLHPLIDSSKVLYLSGLPVFNNDVDRVVILNNASGIIDEVTYRSSWGGSSRNSLERISFNKPSQDSTNWMTSLDCEFSSPTRMNSFTGLISGNKNDLLINEIMFDPLTTSCEWIELYNNSGKYLSLNGWKAIVGTKSINIFSDCKFYLQPNSYLVIAADSTLYNRFGFLNSTTDSSRRVLLNSDLTLVNTGAVIKVTDVLNNIIDSLIYSDKWHNNNLSDTKGYSLERINTSLPSTLSSIWSSSADPLGGTPGKKNSIYTSNNKETSLSISPNPFSPDGDGWEDFTIIKYKLKTNTAQVRVKIFDVKGRIIKTLLNNQISGSESQIVFDGKDESGEKLRVGIYVAFLEAVDDNGGTIEQIKATFVVAAKL, from the coding sequence ATGAAAAAACTCTTCGCTGTTTTTATGTTATTGCTGACTATGGATGTATATTCACAGGTGGTAATTAATGAATTAATGTATGCGCCCGTTTCTCCTGCTGAGGAATGGTTTGAAATTTATAACAGTTCTTCAGCACCCGTAAACCTGCAAAACTGGAAATGGAAAGATGCAGCTGTAACCAACCCTCTCAGAACCATTACAAATTCTAACATTATTTTAAACGGAAATTCTTATGCTGTAATATGCGAGGATTCTGCAAACTTTAGATTGAACTATCCAAATGTTTCTGCTTTGCTGATTCAGTCAATCGGTTGGAATGCGCTCAATAATACAGGAAGCGAATGTCTTGTTTTAAAGAATGGCACAGGTGCAAACGTTGACAGTCTGTTTTATACAAACAGCTGGGGAGGGAGTGGAGGTTTTTCACTCGAAAGAATAAATCCTAACGCACCTACTATTCAGCAAAGCAACTGGGGAAGTTCTATAGACCCTCAGAAAGCGACACCCGGCAAACAAAATTCGATTACACTAAAGCAGAATGATTTAATGCTTAAGAGTTTTGCTATTTCTCCCGTTTTCCCGAATACTGGTGACACTCTAAAACTGGATTTCGTGTTTAAGAATTCTGGTATTAATCAGGCAAATAATTTTTCACTTAATATATATAAGGATTTGAATTTCGACAGTATAGCCTTGCCGAATGAAATTATTCATCAACAAAGTTATACCTCAGTACTGAATCAGGGTGATACGATTAATTACAGGTATTCTATTCCGAACATTGACAGCGGAAAGAAACAATACATCGGTGTCGTTTCATGGACACCCGATGATGATACCTTAAATAATAAGCTGGTAAGGAGTGTAACTGTAGGAGGGCAGACAGTACTTACTGGTATTCTTATAAATGAAATAATGTACAGTCCTCAAAGTCCAGAGCCGGAATGGATAGAGTTGTATAATAATTCCAACGCACCTATTAATATTAAGAACTGGAAAATTGCGGATGAGACTTCGATTGCTTCGCCTGTTACAATCACAACTTCCGACAGGGTAATCAATGCGAGCGACTATTTAGTAATTGCGAAAAGCAATGCCCTTGTGCCTTTGCATCCGCTAATTGATTCAAGCAAGGTTTTGTATCTTTCGGGTTTACCGGTGTTCAATAATGATGTTGACAGGGTTGTAATTCTGAATAATGCTTCGGGTATTATAGATGAGGTTACATACCGTTCATCTTGGGGAGGCAGTAGCAGAAATTCGCTCGAAAGGATTTCTTTCAACAAACCCTCACAGGATTCAACAAACTGGATGACATCGCTGGATTGTGAATTCTCGTCGCCGACGAGAATGAATTCTTTTACAGGCCTAATCTCAGGAAATAAAAACGATTTATTAATAAATGAAATAATGTTTGACCCGCTTACTACAAGTTGCGAATGGATTGAGTTGTATAATAACTCCGGCAAATATTTAAGTCTTAACGGATGGAAAGCAATCGTTGGCACAAAGAGTATTAATATTTTTTCCGATTGTAAATTCTATCTTCAGCCGAATTCGTATCTTGTTATTGCCGCTGATTCAACCTTGTATAACCGGTTTGGTTTCCTCAATAGCACCACTGATAGTTCAAGAAGAGTTTTACTCAATTCAGATTTAACACTTGTTAATACAGGTGCAGTCATAAAAGTGACAGATGTTCTAAATAACATTATTGATTCATTAATTTACTCGGACAAATGGCACAATAATAATTTATCCGATACAAAGGGGTATTCACTTGAAAGAATAAATACATCTTTGCCCTCGACGCTCTCTTCAATCTGGAGCAGCTCTGCCGACCCTCTCGGTGGTACTCCGGGAAAAAAGAACAGCATTTACACTTCGAACAATAAAGAGACATCCTTGAGCATAAGTCCTAATCCGTTCTCGCCCGATGGTGACGGATGGGAAGATTTTACCATAATTAAATACAAACTGAAAACAAACACTGCTCAGGTTCGTGTGAAAATATTCGATGTGAAAGGAAGAATAATAAAAACACTTCTCAATAATCAGATTAGCGGTAGTGAATCACAGATTGTTTTCGACGGTAAAGATGAAAGCGGTGAAAAGCTGAGAGTCGGCATATACGTTGCTTTTCTTGAAGCTGTTGATGATAACGGAGGTACAATCGAACAAATAAAAGCAACTTTTGTAGTTGCTGCAAAGTTATAA
- a CDS encoding peptidoglycan endopeptidase, with amino-acid sequence MKKLHLSIIFLLFFSNVYSQKYCTANDYTPVLNTYNFFLVFGGDNGSSVKLDSRGLIGEMEFIAFPGTVFEIIEVAEFDDRNLKYYKVTTDEYEYKGDFYVDSRMVTTYNTKPESRKIDKPVKEDVLKFMKSLIGYPYMWGGNYAYGIYPMLNYYQPKNEIDEATEALWILKGVDCSGLLYQATAGYTPRNTSSLLSFGNPVDIEDKTLEEILPLLKPLDLIVVKGHVVIILDESTAIESSPNSGVHTSDLKSRLASIMNDCKPVNEIGKREWKDKEFTIRRWID; translated from the coding sequence ATGAAAAAACTTCATCTTTCTATAATATTTCTCTTATTCTTTTCTAATGTTTACTCACAGAAATACTGTACGGCAAATGATTATACACCTGTACTGAATACATATAACTTCTTTCTTGTTTTCGGAGGTGATAACGGTTCATCGGTAAAACTCGACAGCAGAGGGCTGATAGGTGAAATGGAGTTCATTGCATTTCCGGGTACGGTCTTTGAAATAATTGAAGTTGCAGAATTCGATGATAGAAATTTGAAATATTATAAAGTAACGACGGATGAATACGAGTACAAAGGAGATTTCTACGTTGACAGCAGAATGGTTACGACTTACAACACAAAGCCGGAATCAAGGAAAATAGATAAACCCGTCAAAGAAGATGTTTTAAAATTCATGAAATCATTAATTGGATATCCATATATGTGGGGCGGCAACTATGCGTACGGAATATATCCCATGCTGAATTACTATCAGCCAAAAAACGAAATAGATGAAGCCACAGAAGCACTCTGGATTCTTAAAGGAGTTGACTGCTCGGGACTGCTTTATCAGGCAACGGCAGGATACACGCCCCGCAATACATCCTCACTTCTATCTTTCGGAAATCCGGTAGATATTGAAGATAAAACACTTGAAGAGATATTACCTTTACTTAAACCGCTCGACCTGATTGTAGTTAAAGGACACGTTGTAATAATTCTCGATGAAAGTACGGCTATTGAATCATCACCAAATTCAGGAGTTCATACATCCGACCTGAAATCACGTCTCGCATCAATAATGAATGACTGTAAACCTGTGAATGAAATCGGAAAACGTGAATGGAAAGATAAAGAATTTACAATCAGAAGATGGATTGATTGA
- a CDS encoding SH3 domain-containing protein: protein MKNKFINLKIGGIFMRYILITLLIILLFSCGQTNEKNNGSNKVEPVSLDKPSSDKSLQDSLKGEVRDTTFKAKLSPGEKDNIVKIHSTFFPETKKQKWTELKYTVSIDGKEKAERIVSIGDLNLKVKTIDIDKTDDYEHLLIYYVSTDPVNPDLPFYGEYLFIFNDAPELATVFYGNEPIIYGDGFIYYNYNFGFDNIKRKCTIEKNKFKEILEKEYPLGKKEGVITESLTLYSSPDANSSIVGKTVTGEKVSIVGCNLNEYYPNDNDENERSVIWFKIKTEKGKTGWTDKANGRIKGGGINWAG, encoded by the coding sequence ATGAAAAATAAATTTATAAATTTAAAAATTGGAGGAATTTTTATGCGTTATATTTTAATTACACTCTTAATCATTCTATTGTTCTCTTGCGGACAAACAAATGAAAAGAATAATGGTTCAAACAAAGTAGAGCCGGTATCTTTAGACAAACCCTCAAGTGATAAGTCTTTGCAAGATTCTCTTAAAGGTGAGGTTAGGGATACAACTTTTAAAGCAAAGCTTTCACCTGGCGAAAAAGATAATATTGTCAAAATCCATTCGACGTTTTTCCCGGAAACTAAGAAACAAAAATGGACTGAACTAAAATATACAGTAAGTATAGACGGAAAAGAAAAAGCAGAAAGGATTGTATCAATCGGCGATTTAAATTTAAAAGTAAAAACAATTGATATAGATAAAACCGATGATTACGAACATCTTTTGATATACTATGTATCAACAGACCCTGTTAATCCTGACCTTCCTTTTTACGGCGAATATTTATTCATATTCAACGATGCCCCCGAATTAGCAACAGTATTTTACGGGAATGAGCCGATTATATACGGAGACGGATTTATATACTACAATTATAATTTTGGGTTCGATAATATAAAAAGAAAATGCACAATCGAGAAAAACAAGTTTAAGGAGATACTTGAAAAAGAATATCCTTTGGGAAAAAAGGAAGGTGTTATAACTGAATCTTTGACGCTATACTCATCACCCGACGCAAACTCATCTATTGTGGGAAAAACGGTAACAGGTGAAAAGGTTTCTATCGTCGGATGTAATTTGAATGAATACTATCCAAATGACAACGACGAAAATGAACGTTCAGTTATCTGGTTCAAGATTAAAACGGAAAAAGGTAAAACCGGATGGACAGACAAAGCAAACGGACGGATAAAAGGAGGGGGAATTAACTGGGCAGGTTAA
- a CDS encoding T9SS type A sorting domain-containing protein, whose product MKKCLSLCFYILFFTFQISGQVFFESRITNGFIDKNPSFATKLICNYGINYFEFLTFERWSFVNTSHICVLKMGENSPLDSVIYLTPNGTINKNPSIAYNFYELTKAMVVWQKYNNGKWDIYGSAYLQGVWSLPFPVDTSSGNKSKPCIIYIDNTTLPLFGIAYQKENDIIFKRFNAELRQTIYEENLTSTDTSVCRNPILTKSDYQEGKCYVCYEKQKPDGNFAIYYRVSGGYPYSWSNPDTLAYMGNNQNVKTMSSFENSESFSFESNRSGKWGIFQTYWTYSSGWRFLQSLISVSQTSQYYNYSSFCYPLITDAWAVYNTVIKKTNDSSKILFSSGTGFSNPFHIVPIGDSSKSSVISYGNGVFIPNFFLRVWTVYNKDSANYSMLYAIGTTFSPGKIIKIGSEIPKGYSLKQNYPNPINPRTVIRFDVASGFPIKAYGNDPLRRVVLKIYDVMGREVETLVNEALQPGTYSVDWNASEFPSGVYYYRLQTNDFTETKRMTLIK is encoded by the coding sequence ATGAAAAAGTGTTTATCATTATGTTTTTATATCTTATTCTTCACATTTCAGATTAGCGGTCAAGTCTTTTTTGAATCACGGATTACAAACGGTTTTATAGATAAAAATCCTTCGTTCGCAACAAAACTTATATGTAATTACGGCATCAACTATTTTGAGTTCCTTACGTTTGAACGCTGGTCATTTGTGAATACGAGCCATATATGTGTATTGAAAATGGGAGAGAATTCACCGCTTGATTCAGTAATATATTTGACACCAAATGGAACCATAAATAAAAATCCGTCAATAGCATACAATTTCTACGAGTTAACAAAAGCAATGGTGGTTTGGCAAAAGTACAATAATGGGAAGTGGGATATATATGGTTCTGCATATTTGCAGGGTGTGTGGTCTCTGCCGTTTCCTGTGGATACAAGCAGCGGGAATAAAAGTAAACCTTGTATAATTTATATCGATAATACTACTTTGCCATTATTTGGTATTGCCTATCAAAAGGAAAACGATATTATTTTCAAGAGATTTAATGCAGAATTAAGGCAGACTATTTATGAGGAAAATTTAACATCAACAGATACATCGGTTTGTAGAAATCCTATACTAACAAAGAGCGATTATCAAGAGGGTAAATGTTATGTATGTTATGAAAAACAAAAACCTGACGGCAACTTTGCGATATATTACAGAGTCTCAGGCGGGTATCCATATAGCTGGTCAAATCCAGACACGCTTGCCTATATGGGGAATAACCAAAATGTGAAAACGATGAGTTCATTTGAAAATTCAGAAAGTTTTTCTTTTGAATCTAATCGTTCAGGAAAATGGGGAATTTTTCAAACTTACTGGACTTATAGCAGCGGCTGGCGTTTTCTTCAGTCATTAATCTCTGTTTCTCAGACATCGCAATATTATAATTACTCTTCTTTTTGTTATCCTCTAATTACAGATGCATGGGCTGTTTATAATACCGTTATTAAAAAAACAAACGACAGCTCTAAAATATTGTTTTCATCGGGAACAGGATTCTCCAATCCGTTCCACATTGTTCCAATCGGAGATTCGTCAAAATCTTCAGTGATATCTTATGGGAATGGTGTATTCATCCCGAATTTCTTTCTAAGAGTGTGGACGGTTTACAACAAAGATTCAGCAAACTATTCTATGCTTTATGCTATTGGCACAACATTTTCACCTGGTAAAATAATAAAAATAGGGAGTGAGATCCCTAAAGGTTATTCCCTCAAACAAAATTATCCGAATCCGATTAATCCGAGAACAGTAATTAGGTTTGATGTTGCGAGTGGATTCCCTATAAAAGCATACGGGAATGATCCGTTGCGGCGGGTGGTTTTGAAAATATATGACGTTATGGGACGCGAAGTGGAGACACTCGTGAATGAAGCACTTCAGCCCGGTACTTATTCAGTTGACTGGAATGCATCGGAATTTCCGAGCGGAGTTTATTATTACAGATTGCAGACAAATGATTTTACTGAGACGAAACGTATGACGCTAATTAAATGA
- a CDS encoding pyridoxamine 5'-phosphate oxidase family protein: MIYSNEKVRRQDRLLDEMSAIKLLKVSEYGVLSMYSDEEGIYAVPVNHVWDGKDSLYFHCATEGKKLNIIDLNNSVTYCIIGETNVISKKLTSEYESIILEGKIFRNLPEEERMRALEMMLDKYSPEDKKVGMIYAEKSFNRTEI, translated from the coding sequence ATGATATATTCCAACGAAAAAGTCAGAAGACAGGACAGACTGCTTGACGAAATGTCAGCAATCAAGCTTTTAAAAGTAAGCGAATATGGCGTCCTGTCAATGTATTCCGATGAGGAGGGTATTTATGCTGTTCCTGTTAATCATGTCTGGGATGGGAAAGATTCTCTGTATTTTCATTGTGCAACAGAAGGGAAAAAACTTAATATTATAGATTTAAATAATTCTGTAACTTACTGTATCATTGGTGAGACAAATGTTATTTCGAAAAAGTTAACATCTGAATATGAAAGCATTATCCTTGAAGGTAAAATATTCAGAAACCTGCCCGAAGAGGAACGGATGCGGGCTTTAGAAATGATGCTCGATAAATATTCACCGGAAGATAAAAAAGTCGGTATGATATACGCTGAAAAATCATTTAACAGAACAGAGATATAA
- a CDS encoding class I SAM-dependent methyltransferase → MQSLEESVVMAMDGSDKELFPYLSYIVQDLWELGSDPETIIMLINKNFNKHENLKILDLGCGKGAVSIKTAERFKCRCHGIDAIEDFILFARQKAIEYKVKELCSFEAGDIRECISGLPAYDVIILGSIGPVFGDYQNTLTTLRTYLVSGGIIIIDDAYIEDDSDFCNPLVLKHKDLIKQINSCAMRLVETVTAIKEEISDINNNMHEKVKKRSLELLEKHPEKKKLFTDFIAMQEAQIDVYTNKITCAAFVIETI, encoded by the coding sequence ATGCAGTCACTGGAAGAAAGTGTTGTAATGGCGATGGATGGTTCTGATAAAGAACTGTTTCCTTACTTGTCTTATATTGTGCAGGATTTATGGGAATTGGGCTCCGACCCTGAAACAATAATCATGCTGATAAACAAGAATTTTAACAAGCACGAGAATTTAAAAATACTCGATTTAGGATGCGGCAAAGGTGCAGTTTCTATAAAAACTGCGGAAAGGTTCAAATGCCGATGTCATGGTATCGATGCTATCGAAGACTTCATTCTTTTCGCCCGGCAAAAAGCAATTGAGTATAAAGTTAAAGAACTTTGTTCATTTGAAGCCGGCGATATCAGAGAATGCATTTCAGGGCTTCCTGCTTATGATGTTATTATTCTCGGTTCGATTGGTCCTGTTTTTGGGGATTACCAAAATACTCTTACTACATTAAGGACGTACTTAGTGAGCGGAGGTATTATCATTATAGACGATGCTTATATAGAAGATGATAGTGATTTCTGTAATCCGCTTGTTTTAAAACACAAGGATCTTATCAAACAAATTAATTCATGTGCTATGCGTCTGGTTGAGACTGTAACTGCTATAAAAGAAGAAATCTCCGATATAAACAACAACATGCATGAGAAAGTGAAGAAGAGATCTCTGGAACTTCTCGAAAAACATCCTGAAAAAAAGAAGTTATTTACGGATTTTATTGCAATGCAGGAAGCTCAGATTGATGTCTATACAAACAAGATTACATGTGCAGCTTTTGTGATTGAAACAATCTGA
- a CDS encoding putative quinol monooxygenase, translated as MKINKFLIIILPLMAFLLVSCRNTNQETINKDISKNLIVLVKYKSQLSKSKEAVEGLTKLIEAVKTEPDFVNITLHVDPKDDSNILLYEEWSNESYYNGAHMKTEHLQKFMEDSRAFLAGPPEISQWKIEKVFNAK; from the coding sequence ATGAAAATAAATAAATTTTTAATAATTATTTTACCATTAATGGCATTCCTTTTGGTTTCTTGCCGAAACACAAATCAGGAAACCATCAATAAAGATATTAGTAAAAACTTGATAGTACTCGTTAAATACAAGTCTCAGCTGTCAAAAAGTAAAGAAGCAGTTGAAGGTTTGACGAAATTAATTGAAGCCGTAAAAACCGAACCTGACTTTGTAAATATTACACTTCATGTTGACCCTAAAGATGATTCGAATATTTTGCTTTATGAAGAATGGAGTAATGAATCATACTATAATGGTGCGCACATGAAAACAGAGCATTTGCAGAAGTTTATGGAAGATTCAAGAGCTTTTCTTGCAGGTCCGCCGGAAATCTCACAATGGAAAATTGAAAAAGTATTTAACGCTAAATAA
- a CDS encoding VOC family protein translates to MIKHIKLIETILYVNDQEASWRFYQNIFRKKADLNVPGMVEFNLSDNFKLGLMPNKGIAKILSDKTPHPDNGNGIPRCELYLYVDDIQLEYDNALKSGAKLISPIADRDWGDKVCYFSDADGHIIAFASKL, encoded by the coding sequence ATGATAAAACACATTAAACTTATTGAGACAATACTTTATGTAAACGATCAAGAAGCGAGTTGGAGGTTTTATCAAAATATTTTTCGCAAAAAAGCAGACCTAAATGTTCCAGGTATGGTAGAATTTAATCTGTCGGATAATTTCAAACTTGGGTTAATGCCGAACAAAGGAATTGCAAAGATATTATCGGATAAAACACCTCATCCTGACAACGGGAATGGTATCCCCAGGTGTGAACTTTATTTATATGTGGACGATATTCAATTGGAGTATGACAATGCATTAAAAAGCGGAGCAAAATTAATAAGCCCAATTGCTGATAGAGACTGGGGTGACAAAGTATGCTACTTCTCTGACGCGGACGGTCATATTATAGCATTTGCAAGTAAGCTTTAA
- a CDS encoding Bax inhibitor-1/YccA family protein — protein MDNFNNQYVQTRPVTEEQTNEMVRRFMLSVYNWMTLGLGLTALAAFGIGRSSLVNVILANPMLFWGIIIVQFAVVLGMSFLMNKINSFVAVGLFFVYSLLTGVTFSTLFLVYTESSIFLTFFTCAAMFAGTSVFGYITKIDLSRFGGFLMMGLIGIIIASVVNIFIGSSAIYWLTSYAGVLVFVGLTAWDTQKIKNMGMFLDSRSEDGKKASIFGALMLYLDFINLFLFLLRIMGGRKD, from the coding sequence ATGGATAATTTTAATAATCAATACGTACAGACAAGACCCGTTACCGAGGAACAGACCAATGAAATGGTACGCAGATTTATGCTTTCAGTTTATAACTGGATGACTCTCGGACTCGGACTTACTGCTCTTGCGGCATTTGGAATTGGCCGTTCATCACTTGTGAATGTTATTCTCGCAAACCCGATGCTATTTTGGGGAATAATAATTGTTCAGTTTGCAGTAGTGCTTGGAATGTCTTTTCTGATGAATAAGATAAATTCATTCGTTGCTGTCGGACTATTCTTTGTATATTCATTGCTGACGGGTGTTACGTTTTCAACACTTTTTCTCGTTTACACAGAAAGCTCGATATTCCTTACGTTCTTCACGTGTGCGGCTATGTTTGCGGGAACGAGCGTATTTGGATACATTACAAAGATTGACCTTTCGCGATTCGGAGGTTTTCTTATGATGGGTCTGATAGGTATAATAATCGCATCCGTTGTAAATATTTTCATTGGCAGCTCTGCAATTTATTGGCTGACTTCTTATGCGGGAGTGCTTGTTTTTGTCGGACTGACTGCTTGGGATACACAGAAAATCAAAAACATGGGTATGTTTCTGGATTCAAGGAGCGAAGACGGAAAGAAAGCTTCGATATTTGGTGCACTGATGCTCTATCTTGATTTTATAAACCTCTTCCTTTTCTTGCTTAGGATAATGGGCGGAAGAAAAGACTAA